The following DNA comes from Riemerella anatipestifer ATCC 11845 = DSM 15868.
AGCAAAAAATACAGCAGAGGCTCCTGCTATAATTCCCGAAATACCATAGGCTTTACCGAGATGTCCATCGGCTTGTTTAATCAGTGTTTCTTCAGGAATAAAAGGCGTAAGATTATCCATATTGATGTACAATGCCCCAACAATGATAATGAAAACCACTACTGAAGTTTTTAATAACACAATCATATTATTAGCTCCAGCAGCTTCTTTAGTGCCTCTCACTAAAATAGCAGTTACTAACAGCACAATAAGAAAGGCAGGGAGGTTAAAAGCAAAAGAAGGTTCAGCTAAGCCGTGGTTAATTGCATATTGTTTGGCACTAGCAAAATCGTTAGTGAGGTAGTAAGGGATTTCTATGCCTATTATTTTTAATAATTTATTAAAGTAGCCCGACCAAGACACAGCCACTGTCATGGAGCCCATAGCATATTCTAGTACAAGTCCCCAGCCGATAAGCCATGCGAAAATTTCACCAATGGTACCATAAGCGTAGGCATACGCAGAGCCTTCCACAGGAAGTAATGAGGCAAATTCGGCATAGCACAAAGCTGCAAAAATACACGCTATACCAGCGATTACAAATGAAAGTGCTAAAGCAGGACCAGCGTGATAGTAAGCTCCTGTACCTGTAAGTACAAAAATACCACCACCTATAATGGCTCCTACTCCAATAGCGGTAAGACTCCATTTTCCAAGAACTCGTTTGAGTTCACTTTTTTTCATATCAGCTTCGTAGGCACCGATGGGTTTTTTCCTCCAAATATTAGACATAGTTTATAGGGTTAAATTTTATTAAACATTGCGAATATAAAACAAATTAGCTTAAGTAACTTATCTTTATAATAAAAATAATGAATGATAGGTGCGTTTTAGTTGATTTTATTTTTAAGTAATTGATATTTTTTTAATCTGTTTTTTGATGATTTTTAAATGACTATAAGGCTCAATATTTTGTACTATATTTGGGGCTATGAATTTTGAAGAGCTTTTTTTGAAACCTTACGAAACCTATGCGACTTATCAAATTATTTTGGAAATGGTAGCTAGTACTTTTGGATTGCTGAGTGTTTATTTTTCTATGAAGAAAAATATTTGGGTATATCCTACAGGTATCGTAAGTACCATTATCTATGTCTATCTTTTGTTCAAATTTGGGCTTTTAGGAGATATGATGATCAATTTCTACTATACTGTTATGAGTATTTATGGTTGGATATTATGGTCTCAGAATTCGGTGGATAATGTTTATATTCAATCAACTAAGGCTACGGCAAAAGATTGGTTAATATCGTTTGGGTTATTTGTGTTGAGTGTGGTTTTGGTAGGGATTGTCTATTACTTTAAACCTTATATAGACCAAAATTTTTCTATGGAAGGCGTTGAGTTAGGTTGGTATCATCTAGACTGGATGAACTATACCGATATTGTAACAACCGCTATATTTTTAGTAGGTATGTGGCTGATGGCAAAAAGGAGAGTAGAGAACTGGCTGTTTTGGATTTTGGGAGATTTTATTAGTGTGCCTATGTATCTCTATAAAGGGCTAGGGATAACCTCAGTGCAGTATTTTATATTTACCATATTGGCAATTATAGGGTATATAAAATGGAAAAAAAATATTTCAGTTGAAAATACATAACTTATGAAAATAGTACATATAAAAGCGAATGATTTTTTTGAATTACTAAAGTTAAAAGATGTTTCTATGTGGGATATTTTTGCCCAAATGATAAATGGTGAAGAAAAACAACTTCAGTTCATGGATAATAACGATGAAGTTTTGTTTTCTTATAATCTACCCACCACAACGGAACAACTACAGGAAGATAAAGCTATTTTCTCTAAACAATATGCTGAAAAACTAGCTCAGAATAACTAAGTTTAATTTATTCTTATTCTAAATAAGCTGATATTTATCATATAAATTTATTTATACTTATTCTAATTAATCTTTATCTTTGTCAAAAAAGATAAGACTTGAAAACGAAAAATTATTTTTGCAGGACTGCTTTACCTTTGTCTGTAGTATTCTTTTTGGGGCAGAGTGTTTATGCTCAAAAGGATACTTTAAAAAATAAAGTTATTGAGGAAGTAGTACTTACGGGGTACACCAAGGTAAAGAATAGAGTGTTTACAGGGTCTGCCATTCAGGTAAAAATGAAAGATATACAACTGGATGGAGTACCTGATGTTTCCAGAATGTTAGAAGGTCGTGTCGCAGGGCTGAATATTCAGAATGTAACGGGAACTTTTGGAGCGGCTCCAAGGATTAACATTCGTGGAGGAGCGTCTATCACGGGTAATGTACAACCGCTTTGGGTGGTAGATGGTGCTGTTTACGAGGATATTGTGAGTCTCACTTTAGACCAATTGGTTTCTGGAGATGCCGTTACTTTAGTAAGCTCTGCCATTGCGGGGATAAATCCTTCGGATATACAAGATATTCAGGTGCTTAAAGATGCTTCTGCAACCTCTATGTATGGGGCAAGAGCCCTTA
Coding sequences within:
- a CDS encoding APC family permease yields the protein MSNIWRKKPIGAYEADMKKSELKRVLGKWSLTAIGVGAIIGGGIFVLTGTGAYYHAGPALALSFVIAGIACIFAALCYAEFASLLPVEGSAYAYAYGTIGEIFAWLIGWGLVLEYAMGSMTVAVSWSGYFNKLLKIIGIEIPYYLTNDFASAKQYAINHGLAEPSFAFNLPAFLIVLLVTAILVRGTKEAAGANNMIVLLKTSVVVFIIIVGALYINMDNLTPFIPEETLIKQADGHLGKAYGISGIIAGASAVFFAYIGFDAVSTQAAEAKNPKKDIPFAIITSLLVCTALYILMSLVLTGMMNYKDFGSVPDALTAPVAIAFEKATGMGWAVILITVAATVGLISVLLVMMLGQSRIFLGMAKDGLLPKMFKDIHPVRKTPYKNTLLVGAIVATVAASTPISTLVHMCSFGTLFAFAMVCFAVWLLRVKKPELKRDFKTPMLPVIASLGILTNIYLIWNLETSAIYMAIGWLVFGILVYLLYGKRNSVLNNGGYDEYE
- the pnuC gene encoding nicotinamide riboside transporter PnuC; the encoded protein is MNFEELFLKPYETYATYQIILEMVASTFGLLSVYFSMKKNIWVYPTGIVSTIIYVYLLFKFGLLGDMMINFYYTVMSIYGWILWSQNSVDNVYIQSTKATAKDWLISFGLFVLSVVLVGIVYYFKPYIDQNFSMEGVELGWYHLDWMNYTDIVTTAIFLVGMWLMAKRRVENWLFWILGDFISVPMYLYKGLGITSVQYFIFTILAIIGYIKWKKNISVENT